Proteins encoded in a region of the Prunus persica cultivar Lovell chromosome G4, Prunus_persica_NCBIv2, whole genome shotgun sequence genome:
- the LOC109948903 gene encoding uncharacterized protein LOC109948903 — protein sequence MLLGGDTGESTEGTLLEFTVGDIDLDEPTAVLSQLNVWLNDKGKALAQGVQLRKRKRIIPLWKIVEGSELVPKTGAQTTGLKMLDPMKAIPHDDLVKLLKLCWEWRQDPNLVMQFGNVEAEIEFFASLVKADGWLKGDHIDLGLYLIRKRQQQLGQIR from the exons aTGTTGCTTGGGGGTGACACTGGCGAGAGCACGGAGGGGACACTGCTTGAGTTTACTGTCGGGGACATTGATTTGGATGAACCTACAGCTGTGCTATCTCAGTTGAACGTGTGGTTGAATGATAAAGGTAAAGCTCTGGCACAAGGGGTCCAATTACGGAAAAGAAAGAGGATCATTCCTTTGTGGAAGATCGTTGAAGGCAGTGAATTGGTTCCAAAAACTGGGGCACAGACAACCGGACTGAAGATGTTAGACCCAATGAAGGCGATTCCGCATGATGATCTGGTGAAATTGCTGAAACTTTGTTGGGAATGGCGCCAGGACCCAAA TTTGGTGATGCAATTTGGCAACGTGGAAGCTGAGATTGAATTCTTCGCTTCCCTCGTGAaagctgatggttggctgAAAGGAGAT CACATTGATTTGGGGTTGTATCTCATCCGGAAGCGACAACAACAATTGGGACAGATTCGGTAG
- the LOC18779172 gene encoding vinorine synthase — protein sequence MAPDLIKVEIIERQTVKPSSPTPHPLKTIQLSVFDQMIPCHVYPPTLLFYAANNNVNGSGDMAAMRMKKRDYCQHLMQSLAKTLTHFYPLAGRWSKGHDMIQCTDDGAEFVTARVKCSLSQIFEHPDPEMLTGLVPAIGQPDGDGDGVSTTLPLLAVQANLFDCGGIAIGLKMSHRIVDGTTASTFISCWAKTALDGSDSHQVPFMVPKFDAASYFPPLDFLNSSQPSPSPAELADINYITKRFVFDAPKIATLQSNLASALAPHAPTRVLVLSALIWKCAMEALSKSSNIPLGSRPSSFKLAMDLRRRFEPPMSQTLGGNAVANIFVIATPSLLKGQKESDDETIDLKDLVVKLRKGLEQQNATYPTKLPFDSNEAWKRDQEYEKLRGNVDMYHLCSGSWCRFSFYEADFGWGKPTWVSIPSTGIKDLVIFIDKRDGKGIEALVSVSEEIMEHLESNPELLKYASVNPSVM from the coding sequence ATGGCCCCAGACTTGATCAAGGTTGAAATCATTGAGAGGCAAACAGTCAAACCATCATCCCCAACTCCTCATCCCTTGAAAACCATACAGCTCTCTGTTTTTGATCAGATGATTCCTTGTCACGTTTACCCCCCAACGCTTCTTTTCTATGCCGCTAACAATAATGTTAATGGTTCAGGAGACATGGCGGCCATGAGGATGAAGAAGAGAGATTATTGTCAGCATCTAATGCAGTCATTAGCCAAAACTCTCACTCACTTCTACCCCTTAGCAGGAAGATGGAGTAAAGGCCATGACATGATCCAATGCACTGACGATGGAGCTGAGTTCGTGACGGCCCGAGTCAAATGTTCATTATCGCAGATTTTTGAACACCCAGATCCCGAGATGCTAACAGGGCTCGTCCCAGCAATTGGTCAACCTGacggtgatggtgatggtgttTCCACGACGCTCCCGCTGCTTGCTGTGCAAGCCAACTTGTTCGACTGTGGAGGAATAGCAATAGGGTTGAAAATGTCACATAGGATTGTTGATGGAACCACAGCTAGCACCTTCATCAGTTGTTGGGCCAAAACAGCACTTGATGGTAGTGACAGTCATCAGGTACCCTTCATGGTCCCAAAATTTGATGCTGCGTCTTATTTTCCACCACTAGATTTCTTAAACTCATCACagccatcaccatcaccagcCGAGCTGGCGGACATCAACTACATAACAAAGAGGTTTGTTTTTGATGCCCCAAAGATTGCCACCCTCCAATCAAATTTGGCCAGCGCATTGGCACCTCATGCACCGACTCGTGTCCTCGTCCTTTCAGCACTCATTTGGAAATGTGCTATGGAAGCATTATCCAAATCATCAAACATACCATTGGGATCAAGACCATCTTCGTTCAAACTAGCTATGGACTTGCGTAGAAGGTTTGAGCCACCCATGTCACAAACCTTGGGTGGGAACGCTGTTGCTAATATATTCGTCATCGCTACACCGTCGTTATTAAAAGGTCAAAAAGAGAGTGATGATGAGACGATAGATCTAAAAGACTTGGTTGTCAAACTCAGGAAAGGGCTTGAACAACAGAACGCAACTTATCCTACAAAACTACCATTTGATTCTAATGAGGCATGGAAAAGGGATCAAGAATATGAAAAGTTGAGAGGGAATGTTGACATGTACCATTTATGCTCTGGAAGTTGGTgtaggttttctttttatgaagcTGATTTCGGATGGGGAAAGCCGACATGGGTGAGCATTCCTAGTACTGGAATCAAGGATTTGGttatttttattgataaaAGAGATGGCAAGGGAATAGAAGCGTTGGTGAGTGTGAGTGAAGAAATCATGGAGCATCTTGAAAGCAACCCGGAGCTGCTTAAATATGCTTCTGTAAATCCAAGCGTCATGTAG
- the LOC109948584 gene encoding vinorine synthase-like: MAPDLIKVEIIERQTVKPSSPTPHPLRTLQLSVLDQMLPSHVYFPTLLFYPANNNITGSGGGATSTDTAAMRMKERHYFQHLIQSLAKTLTHFYPLAGRLSKGHDIVQCTDDGTEFVTARVKCSLSQIFEHPDPDMLTGLVPAIGQPDGDGDGDATTLPLLAVQANLFECGGMAIGLNFSHRVVDGTTSSALISCWAKTALDDGHDDQAPFMVPKFDAASYFPPLDFLNSSQPSPPKLVDIKYITKRFVFDASKIATLQSRLASALAPHAPTRILVVSALIWKCAMEASSKSSNIPLGSRPSSFKMAMDLRRRFEPPFPQNLGGNVVANLVVVATPSLLKGQEESDDETIDLKDLVAKLRKGLEQQKETYPTKLPFDSIKAWQWDQECQKLTGNADMYHLCPGSWCRFPFYEANFGWGKPAWVSIPSIGLKDLVILIDKRDGKGIEAMLSVSEEIMEHFESNPELLKYASVNPRVM, translated from the coding sequence ATGGCCCCAGACTTGATCAAGGTTGAAATCATTGAGAGGCAAACAGTCAAACCATCATCCCCAACTCCTCATCCCTTGAGAACCCTACAGCTCTCTGTTTTGGATCAGATGCTTCCTAGTCACGTTTACTTCCCAACGCTTCTCTTCTATCCCGCCAACAATAATATTACTGGTTCAGGAGGTGGAGCTACTTCCACAGACACGGCGGCCATGAGGATGAAGGAGAGACATTATTTTCAGCATCTAATTCAGTCATTAGCCAAAACTCTCACTCACTTCTACCCCTTAGCAGGAAGATTGAGTAAAGGCCATGACATCGTCCAATGCACTGATGATGGAACTGAGTTTGTGACGGCCCGAGTCAAATGTTCCTTATCGCAGATTTTTGAACATCCAGATCCTGACATGCTAACAGGGCTCGTCCCAGCAATTGGTCAAcctgatggtgatggtgatggtgatgccACGACGCTCCCGTTGCTTGCTGTGCAAGCCAACTTGTTCGAGTGTGGAGGAATGGCAATAGGGTTGAATTTTTCACATAGGGTTGTTGATGGCACCACATCTAGCGCCCTCATCAGTTGTTGGGCCAAAACAGCCCTTGATGATGGTCACGATGATCAGGCACCCTTCATGGTCCCAAAATTTGATGCTGCGTCTTATTTTCCACCACTAGATTTCTTAAACTCATCACAGCCATCACCACCGAAGCTGGTGGACATCAAGTACATAACAAAGAGGTTTGTGTTTGATGCCTCAAAAATTGCCACACTCCAATCACGTTTGGCCAGCGCTTTGGCACCTCATGCACCTACTCGTATCCTCGTAGTTTCAGCACTCATTTGGAAATGTGCTATGGAAGCATCATCCAAATCATCAAACATACCACTGGGGTCAAGACCATCTTCGTTCAAAATGGCTATGGACTTGCGTAGACGGTTTGAGCCACCCTTCCCACAAAACTTGGGTGGGAATGTTGTTGCTAATTTAGTAGTCGTCGCTACACCATCGTTATTAAAAGGTCAAGAAGAGAGTGACGATGAGACGATAGATCTAAAAGACTTGGTTGCCAAACTCAGGAAAGGGCTTGAACAGCAGAAAGAAACTTATCCTACAAAACTACCATTTGATTCTATTAAGGCATGGCAATGGGATCAAGAATGTCAAAAGTTGACAGGGAATGCTGACATGTACCATTTATGCCCTGGAAGTTGGTGTAGGTTTCCTTTTTATGAAGCTAATTTCGGATGGGGAAAGCCGGCATGGGTGAGCATTCCTAGTATTGGACTAAAGGATTTGGTTATTTTGATTGATAAAAGAGATGGCAAGGGAATAGAAGCAATGTTGAGTGTGAGTGAAGAAATCATGGAGCATTTTGAAAGCAACCCGGAGCTGCTTAAATATGCTTCTGTAAATCCAAGGGTCATGTAG
- the LOC109948585 gene encoding uncharacterized protein LOC109948585 — protein sequence MGSNVELVWPEAEVYSSRVNNCSHANSSLAAIRAKLSAEQLEQFKTSCFGHLLNIDKIQFSGQIVHGVVLRRVAGQGVKDLDGLSFLLGCDVAQFTRQDFCLITGLRFGEVPEVSSGESNEIRLQKRYFIDEGITCNALEEAFVRCTEEDDIYKLALVYFAELVVLGRDKHLNINLNYLTLVEDLDAFNRYPWGSVSFDKTQDSLFSVPTKYVKSLENEEGRGKGKSKVTGTSRRNEKGKKDKHGEAQRSGWSFKGFTYAFQIWVYELIPRMADLNYCKVVDPTAVPRILRWRTTTSVPEMRKLNNYFFQSKEVWFAALGTIDKIE from the exons ATGGGATCCAACGTGGAGCTGGTATGGCCAGAGGCAGAGGTATAttcgtcacgggtgaacaactGCTCACATGCAAATTCATCTCTAGCTGCAATTCGAGCGAAGTTGAGTGCGGAACAATTAGAACAATTCAAGACATCATGCTTTGGCCATCTTCTGAATATAGATAAGATTCAGTTTAGCGGACAGATTGTGCATGGGGTTGTGTTGCGTAGAGTAGCGGGGCAGGGTGTGAAAGACTTGGATGGACTGAGTTTCTTATTAGGGTGTGACGTTGCTCAGTTCACTCGTCAGGATTTCTGTTTGATCACAGGGCTTCGTTTTGGGGAAGTGCCTGAAGTTTCCAGTGGAGAGAGTAATGAAATCAGACTTcagaaaagatattttatagaCGAAGGAATTACATGCAATGCTTTAGAAGAAGCATTTGTGAGGTGCACAGAGGAAGATGACATCTACAAGCTAGCTCTTGTTTACTTTGCTGAGTTAGTGGTTTTGGGAAGGGACAAACATTTGAACATCAATCTAAATTACCTGACCCTTGTAGAGGACTTGGATGCGTTCAACAGGTATCCGTGGGGTTCGGTGTCCTTTGACAAAACCCAAGACAGTCTATTTTCTGTACCAACAAAGTATGTGAAAAGCTTGGAAAatgaagagggaagagggaaggggAAAAGTAAGGTAACGGGAACAAGCCGGAGAAATGAGAAGGGCAAGAAGGATAAGCATGGTGAAGCGCAAAGGAGTGgctggagttttaaaggtttcaCGTATGCTTTCCAG ATTTGGgtatatgaattaattcctAGAATGGCGGACCTGAATTACTGCAAGGTTGTTGATCCGACCGCTGTCCCGCGTATTTTGCGATGGAGAACTACTACGTCTGTTCCAGAGATGAGAAAgttgaacaattattttttccagagcAAAGAGGTTTGGTTTGCAGCCCTTGGAACTATTGATAagattgaatga